One genomic window of Triplophysa rosa linkage group LG11, Trosa_1v2, whole genome shotgun sequence includes the following:
- the LOC130562197 gene encoding uncharacterized protein LOC130562197, with the protein MAAASVRRKNRHWTRQETLCLINVWGEQRYQRQFEQMVHNHGVWENIYNDLVLRCPSVQDFGDWTKCKERLDYLRRKYRDSLKNNKKTGSSPTTCPNFDELDAVLGCRPMNNPGDMRMDNGGSSDEESACGPSESPQENDTSTENNAEDEASSHGTSSKTSPSPPPPAEPNPQVHRRRKGRKNPDNGGNRQGSGPSPAK; encoded by the exons ATGGCGGCGGCGAGTGTTAGGAGGAAAAACCGGCATTGGACACGGCAGGAAACACTTTGTTTAATTAATGTTTGGGGTGAACAACGTTATCAAAGGCAGTTTGAACAAATGGTGCACAACCACGGCGTTTGGGAAAATATTTACAATGACCTTGTACTCCGGTGCCCGTCTGTACAAGACTTTGGAGATTGGACCAAATGTAAGGAAAGGTTGGACTACCTGCGAAGAAAGTACCGTGATAGCCTCAAAAACAACAAGAAGACCGGATCAAGCCCCACTACATGTCCTAATTTCGACGAACTGGATGCGGTTCTAG GTTGCCGACCTATGAACAATCCCGGAGACATGAGGATGGATAACGGGGGAAGTTCAGATGAGGAATCTGCCTGTG GTCCATCTGAGAGCCCTCAGGAAAACGACACCTCAACGGAAAACAATGCCGAGGATGAGGCATCCAGTCATGGCACATcctccaaaacatcaccatcaCCACCTCCCCCTGCTGAACCCAATCCACAAG TACATCGCCGAAGGAAGGGGAGGAAAAACCCAGATAATGGAGGCAATCGACAAGGGTCTGGACCGTCtcctgcaaaatga